From a single Gammaproteobacteria bacterium genomic region:
- a CDS encoding ankyrin repeat domain-containing protein — MFELLPRDVFYQIIFDFSARELHKLRRVSRHFNEMINCEKFWERKLTLLAKGFRSRYPDLNPRDALLVAAASYGLSQFVIKFVRKGAKVNVKLYYDSRKTAYIYPVHYAAHCGNPATVKELIRHHALFKAPKKVEVFTSPLHFAIAEGNIECAEVLLMKGVNVNQEADGQYNFRIYTPLQIASLTNSVRCYQLLRSYGADVNFRLSRECDQALHTAIRHGSLAVLKLLLRDGADPNAYTEEDPVSPLALACDAGNPEVLLELLRHGADPRAHMTLFMDHPVLHYTLCRKKFALAKLLLEFDSTLVDCGHFYPNADDKDKWDKSALHCVADLGCIESIRLLIQYQADPHLLYQGSTAYDLAVMRGHMECADLLAEYSNEYDYNKICCCI; from the coding sequence TTGTTTGAGTTGCTACCAAGAGATGTATTTTATCAAATTATTTTTGATTTTAGCGCTCGTGAACTACATAAGCTTCGGAGAGTCAGTCGCCATTTTAATGAAATGATCAATTGTGAAAAATTTTGGGAAAGAAAATTAACACTATTGGCTAAAGGGTTTCGAAGTAGATATCCAGATTTAAACCCTAGAGACGCGTTATTAGTTGCAGCAGCATCGTATGGTTTGAGTCAGTTTGTAATTAAGTTTGTTCGAAAAGGCGCTAAAGTCAATGTTAAGCTGTACTATGATAGTCGCAAGACAGCTTATATTTATCCTGTACACTACGCAGCTCATTGTGGTAATCCTGCGACGGTAAAAGAATTAATTCGGCATCATGCACTATTCAAAGCTCCAAAAAAAGTTGAGGTCTTTACATCACCTTTACATTTCGCAATAGCAGAAGGCAATATAGAATGCGCCGAGGTTTTGCTTATGAAAGGAGTGAATGTCAATCAAGAAGCTGATGGACAATACAATTTCAGAATTTACACGCCCTTACAAATTGCCTCGTTGACTAATAGTGTTCGATGTTATCAATTATTGCGATCATATGGTGCAGACGTTAATTTTCGATTAAGTCGAGAATGTGACCAAGCTCTTCATACGGCGATACGACATGGCTCGCTTGCAGTGCTAAAATTATTGCTGCGCGATGGCGCAGATCCTAATGCATATACCGAAGAAGATCCGGTGTCGCCCCTAGCTTTAGCTTGTGATGCCGGAAATCCAGAAGTCCTATTGGAGTTATTACGACATGGTGCAGATCCGCGAGCTCATATGACTCTTTTCATGGATCATCCTGTACTCCATTATACCTTATGTCGTAAAAAGTTTGCTTTGGCAAAATTGTTATTAGAATTTGACAGCACGCTGGTTGATTGCGGACATTTTTATCCAAATGCAGATGATAAAGATAAGTGGGATAAATCCGCTCTACATTGTGTCGCCGATCTCGGCTGCATTGAATCTATCCGCCTATTAATACAATATCAGGCTGATCCGCATTTATTATATCAAGGTAGTACTGCGTATGATCTTGCCGTAATGAGGGGCCATATGGAGTGCGCGGATTTGCTTGCGGAATACTCAAATGAGTATGATTATAATAAAATTTGTTGTTGTATATGA
- a CDS encoding DUF2282 domain-containing protein, translating into MKTSKLIASAIAAAVGLSVSTSPAVAADKPEKCYGIVKAGKNDCGTSKHSCAGVSKADNAPDEWVFTPKGLCGKIVGGSTEPKGSAEGSK; encoded by the coding sequence ATGAAAACGTCAAAATTAATAGCATCTGCAATAGCGGCTGCTGTTGGGTTAAGCGTATCAACAAGTCCCGCTGTGGCGGCTGATAAACCAGAAAAATGCTACGGTATTGTAAAAGCGGGTAAAAATGACTGTGGTACATCTAAGCATAGCTGCGCTGGGGTATCTAAGGCCGATAACGCGCCTGATGAATGGGTATTCACGCCTAAAGGGCTATGCGGCAAGATTGTTGGCGGCAGTACAGAACCGAAAGGATCGGCAGAAGGCAGTAAGTAA